The stretch of DNA GCCGCCCGTTGCACAGGTATACGTTCACTTTTCGGGAACGGATCAACCCGGGCCGGGGCAATGGATCTGTTCTTTTTTTAGATGGTGTGATCCACGCGCTGTTATTGGTCGTACAGTCAGTCAAAGGTTCCAGCTTCAACCCACAGCTTAGTTAACCATAGCTTAGTAAGAGTACCCCAAGTATCCAGCTGCCAACGGAGAGATGAACAGGTTATCATGACAGTTGTTTCCATACACAAGGGTCGGGCCAAGCGCGTGAGCACCCAAGAGTTCGCAGAGGATATCGAGCACTGGAGCCAGCTGTTGCAGCGGGTAGGTGAGTCGAGGGATAGAGATGCTTTTGTACAGCTGTTCAACCACTTTGCACCCTCCATCAAAGGGTACTTTCTCTCCCTGGGCAAAGGCGTTGCTCCGGAGCTGGTGGATGACATGGTGCAGGAGGCGATGATTAAAGTGTGGAACAAGGCCCCCCAGTTTGACTCCAGGCGCGCCGCTGCCTCCACCTGGATTTACACCATCGCTCGTAACACCCGTATCGATCTACTGCGTCGTAAAGGTCGTCATAGCGTAGAGGAACCGCTGCTCGCGGATGATGTCTGGCCCGATTGCGAAACCTCCGAGCCTTTATCACAACTGCAGCAAGCGCGCTCCGTTGAGCGGGTTAACCAGGCCCTGCAATCCCTGCCCCGTGAGCAAGCCAACATTCTTGCTATGGTCTATCGCGAGGGTAAGTGCCACAGCGAAATTGCCGCTGAGTTGGAACTGCCATTGGGAACCGTGAAATCGCGGATTCGCCTGGCACTCGTAAAATTAAACACTCTTTTTAGCCGGTCACCCTTATGATTAAGCAACACCCTTCAACTGACCTGTTAGCCGAATACGCCGCCGGATGCCTGCCCTGGGCTCACGCTATCTGTGTGACGACCCATATCCATTATTGTGGCCGCTGTAGAGAGCAGGTTGACCAGCTCAACCAACTGGGCGCCGACCTGATGGAGGCGTCTGCGGGGGCCTCCTCGGTCGACCTCCCGGTTGATCACGGACTACTCGATCGGGTGTTGGGGGCGATTGATACCCCCCCTGCCAGTGAGCCCTCTCCAACGGTCTACCATCGTCCGGTCACGGGTGCCCGGTCACGGGCTGACCTTCCCCCCATCGTTGATCGCCTGATCAGCAATCAGGGGGTTAACTGGAAACGGGTTTCCAGTGGCCTAAAGGTAGCGCGCTTGCAGGCGGGTGATGACAACCATGAAGTGGCGCTGCACAAAATCTGCGCCGGTGCCAAGGTGGCTCACCATGACCATCGGGCCACCGAGGTAACCGTGGTGCTGCGCGGCAGTTTCTCCGACGAAGACGGTGTCTATGCGGTGGGGGATTTCCTGCTGAGAGAACCCGGAGAGCCTCACCGTCCGATGGCGGCGCAGAACCAGGATTGCCTCTGCCTATCGGCCCAGCAGGCACCTATTCGGCTAACGGGCCCCTGGCGCTGGATTAACCCTTTCCTGCGCATCCAGCCGGGCTGATGGCCCCTGTCCCGGCTCGCGACCCTTACCTCAGAGAGAGCTTTGCGCCGTCATGATCGCCTCGCGGTGCTCCTGATAGGCTGGGCTCATTATTGCGTTGTCGAGCCTGTCGAGCAGAGTTGGGAGGTTTGGGTAGTCCTTCTTGACGCCAATATGGAAGGGTATTTTGCTGTTGGGAATAAACTCGACCGGCCTGATGGCCATGCTCTCCTGATAACCATGTTTGCGTGCATAATGGCTAGCCTGGATCGCATTCATTACACAAAAGTCAGCCGTCTTGCGCAGCAGAATCAGGTGCAGAGCGGTTTCCTGGCTGGTGGCATACACGCGGTTAATAAAGGCTGGGATGTTATCCGTCTCCCAGGAGGATCCACGCTCTGCTGCCATCCTCAGTGACGCGAGATCCTCAAAGGAGGTGGCTGCTTCTAAGCGTTCGGCTTCAGGCCCCTGACGGCGATAGACCAGGTAGCCATAACTCCATATAAACAGGGGGTGGCGACAAAAAACGGCGAACTCTTTTCGCTCATCGGATGGGTAGGTGCAAAGGGCGTCAGCAGCCCCCTGTTTGACCAGCGCCTGTGCTCGGGCCCAGGGATGAAGGGAGAGCTGGTAATTCACTTCAGGCACCTGCTCGATGAGGGTGTAGAGCAGCTCCGGCAGGAGACCACGTACCTGCTGTTGATCATCCAGGTAACTGATGGGATGACCCTTGGAAGCTCCCACAAAGCGCAGGGTTTGCACAAGGCGGTCGGCTTCGCTATGAAAGCTGGCTCCTGCCGCCCCCAGCAGTGTGTACTGTAGAAAGTGTCGGCGCGAAATCATGGTCACCAGGTTTCCAGCCCTAAACGTGGATTATAGCAAATAACATTAGCACTCTCTGGCCCTGACGCGGCAACCGCAACGGGCCAGATCGCAGAAATGTGACCTCAGGCTGACATTGCCCGCCTGCTGCCGGCGATAAACAGCAAGGCGATCGTCACCTCCAGCAGCAAGAGCATCAGCAGCTCGCTGGAGAGGCCGCCCAGGCTGAACAGGCTGAACAGGCGAAACAGGGCAAGCAGGGAGGAGAATAGGGCGCTCATCAGAAGGGCCCCGGGCAGGCAGCGGGCAATCGCGCTACAACCGATCATGGCCACCCCGAGCCCGCACTGCAGACCGCCATAGACGGTGAAAAACTCCGCACGGCCACTGGCGGAGAGTGAGCCGTAACCTAGAAACGCGGCTGCCTGCTCCGGGGCGAACGCACACCAGAGTCCAGACAGGAGGTAGAGCAGTCCGATACTGCGCAGCAGCCTCATTTCAGATGACGCCCTCCATCCAGGTGCAGGGTACGGCCGGTGACGTAGCGGCTCTCCATCAGGTAGGTGACGGCGTGAAGCACCTCCGCCTCGCCTGGCTCACGGGGTAACAGCGCCTTGGCCAGGGTGTGCTCCCGATAGTCGTCGCTGTCTCCCTCATTGAACAAAATCAGGGAGGGGGCGATGCTGTTGACCTTCACTTGCGGCGCCAGCAAACGGGCAAAGGAGCGGCTGAGGTTTTCGGAGGCCGCCTTGCTGGCTGAGTAGGCGATGTGGTGTTTGCTGCCCTTGTCGACGGCAAAATCGGTAATGTGAATGATGTCGGCCACCGAATCGGGGCAGTTACGCAGTAGCGGAGCCAGGGCCAGGTTGAGCTGGTAGGGGGCGTAGGCATGCACCCGCATCATGCGCTCCATCACCTGTTCGGGCGACAGCTCCGACTGCCCCTCGGCGATCCAGTCGGAGGCGTTGTGGATGATGCCCCGCAGAGCCGGGTGGTAGCGCTGCAGGGAGTCGATCAGCCGATGTACATGGTCGCTCTCGCAGAAGTCGCAGTGGTAGAGCTGTACCCCCATCGCTTCCAGCTCACCCAGTGCCGGCTGCTGGCGTCGATAGGTGCCGATCACTTCAACACCCTGCTCA from Aestuariirhabdus litorea encodes:
- the folM gene encoding dihydromonapterin reductase — protein: MSAPVLITGAAKRIGLFIARSLREQGVEVIGTYRRQQPALGELEAMGVQLYHCDFCESDHVHRLIDSLQRYHPALRGIIHNASDWIAEGQSELSPEQVMERMMRVHAYAPYQLNLALAPLLRNCPDSVADIIHITDFAVDKGSKHHIAYSASKAASENLSRSFARLLAPQVKVNSIAPSLILFNEGDSDDYREHTLAKALLPREPGEAEVLHAVTYLMESRYVTGRTLHLDGGRHLK
- a CDS encoding ChrR family anti-sigma-E factor → MIKQHPSTDLLAEYAAGCLPWAHAICVTTHIHYCGRCREQVDQLNQLGADLMEASAGASSVDLPVDHGLLDRVLGAIDTPPASEPSPTVYHRPVTGARSRADLPPIVDRLISNQGVNWKRVSSGLKVARLQAGDDNHEVALHKICAGAKVAHHDHRATEVTVVLRGSFSDEDGVYAVGDFLLREPGEPHRPMAAQNQDCLCLSAQQAPIRLTGPWRWINPFLRIQPG
- a CDS encoding sigma-70 family RNA polymerase sigma factor; the protein is MSTQEFAEDIEHWSQLLQRVGESRDRDAFVQLFNHFAPSIKGYFLSLGKGVAPELVDDMVQEAMIKVWNKAPQFDSRRAAASTWIYTIARNTRIDLLRRKGRHSVEEPLLADDVWPDCETSEPLSQLQQARSVERVNQALQSLPREQANILAMVYREGKCHSEIAAELELPLGTVKSRIRLALVKLNTLFSRSPL
- a CDS encoding substrate-binding periplasmic protein, yielding MTMISRRHFLQYTLLGAAGASFHSEADRLVQTLRFVGASKGHPISYLDDQQQVRGLLPELLYTLIEQVPEVNYQLSLHPWARAQALVKQGAADALCTYPSDERKEFAVFCRHPLFIWSYGYLVYRRQGPEAERLEAATSFEDLASLRMAAERGSSWETDNIPAFINRVYATSQETALHLILLRKTADFCVMNAIQASHYARKHGYQESMAIRPVEFIPNSKIPFHIGVKKDYPNLPTLLDRLDNAIMSPAYQEHREAIMTAQSSL